In Paludisphaera rhizosphaerae, one DNA window encodes the following:
- a CDS encoding RNA recognition motif domain-containing protein, translating to MGKKLYVGNLSYRVNSSDLEQLFSQFGTVESAEVISDRETGRSKGFGFVEMSTDAEAQAAIDGLHDHESEGRRLTVNEARPREPRSGGGGYGGGGRSGGGGYGGGGGYGGGGGGYGGGGRGGDRRGGGGGYDRGGRY from the coding sequence GTGGGCAAGAAACTGTATGTCGGGAATCTCTCGTACCGCGTGAACAGCTCGGACCTGGAGCAGCTGTTCTCGCAGTTCGGCACCGTCGAGAGCGCTGAGGTCATCTCCGATCGCGAGACCGGCCGCAGCAAGGGTTTCGGTTTCGTCGAGATGAGCACGGACGCCGAGGCCCAGGCCGCCATTGACGGCCTGCACGATCATGAATCCGAAGGCCGTCGCCTGACGGTCAACGAAGCCCGCCCGCGTGAGCCCCGTTCGGGCGGCGGCGGCTATGGTGGCGGTGGTCGCTCCGGCGGCGGCGGCTACGGCGGCGGCGGCGGATACGGCGGCGGCGGCGGTGGTTACGGCGGCGGCGGTCGCGGCGGAGATCGTCGCGGCGGCGGCGGTGGCTACGACCGCGGCGGTCGTTATTGA
- a CDS encoding plasmid stabilization protein: protein MPRGDKSKYTDKQKRQADHIAESYEDRGVPEKEAERRAWATVNKETGGGKKSGSGRGKAENHEPSKKGGKLSGAASAARPASARSEAAKKAAATRKRNKEESAS, encoded by the coding sequence ATGCCGCGGGGAGATAAATCGAAGTACACGGACAAGCAGAAACGTCAGGCCGATCACATCGCCGAGAGTTATGAGGACCGCGGCGTGCCTGAGAAGGAAGCTGAGCGCCGGGCCTGGGCCACGGTGAACAAGGAGACCGGCGGCGGCAAGAAGTCGGGGAGCGGCCGGGGCAAGGCCGAGAACCACGAGCCAAGCAAGAAGGGCGGCAAGCTCAGTGGGGCCGCTTCGGCAGCCCGCCCGGCTTCGGCGCGGTCCGAAGCCGCCAAGAAGGCCGCAGCCACTCGAAAACGCAACAAGGAGGAGAGCGCCTCCTGA
- a CDS encoding GNAT family N-acetyltransferase has protein sequence METLETERLVLRQFRESDLDAYVAMTGDPDVMRYLGSGPMNRSEAWRNMAMILGHWRLRGFGFWAVEEKQTGEMLGRVGCWRPEGWPGLEVGWALRRVYWGKGYATEAASASLEFAFATLQERHVISMIHGDNLASKRVARRLGMRLEGRTEIFDIPVEVYGIRRAGATIAGTPALRS, from the coding sequence ATGGAAACCCTGGAGACCGAGCGACTCGTCCTCCGCCAGTTCCGCGAAAGCGACCTCGACGCCTACGTCGCAATGACGGGAGATCCCGACGTCATGAGGTATCTGGGCTCCGGGCCGATGAACCGGTCCGAGGCCTGGCGGAACATGGCCATGATCCTGGGACATTGGCGACTGCGCGGCTTCGGCTTCTGGGCCGTTGAAGAAAAGCAGACTGGAGAGATGCTGGGACGCGTAGGCTGCTGGCGGCCGGAAGGTTGGCCGGGCCTGGAGGTCGGCTGGGCCCTTCGACGCGTCTACTGGGGCAAAGGTTATGCGACTGAAGCGGCCAGCGCCTCGTTGGAGTTCGCCTTTGCGACGCTTCAGGAACGCCACGTCATCAGCATGATCCACGGCGACAACCTGGCGTCGAAACGCGTGGCGCGTCGGCTGGGGATGCGGCTGGAAGGACGCACGGAGATCTTCGACATCCCCGTCGAGGTGTACGGAATCCGGCGAGCCGGAGCGACGATCGCCGGCACGCCGGCGCTTCGATCCTGA
- a CDS encoding transglutaminase-like domain-containing protein produces MILTTALAVPAAHAEDAWDAVFLAGNKIGYIHTFIEKVTEKNRPLNRVRVDTVLSFRRGDDVVTQKMMYGTIETPEGEVLRLDTRTLTSDNEIRVYGDVIKGQMRLILEGTKQRQEQIVPWGPEVRGPYAAEQSMAKTPMTEGESRTLKMYIPDLNRVVDIELKGGPTSDIELGDGMKRPLRKVEQIATLDGKVRPELGATLWVDTAGQILKQDVDLLGGMTTYRTTEEGAKAPGGRIKYDQIRGTIVKTSREIPNPYQTTYIKYQVTLKDEDPTKIIPNDRRQTLTPSGDGKSAVMIINTMGPNDGEAGSEPGPEFLRPNGVVTSADARVKRLADRAVGNAADPWEQAVRINKWVFQNMRSNFATTFAPASEAAVNLTGDCTEHSVLAAAMSRAKGIPSRVAVGLIFVDSKELKAKGFGFHMWHEVFVNNRWVALDSSFDQSQVDATHIKLSDSSLEGVSPFESFLPILRVQGKVTIEPLELR; encoded by the coding sequence ATGATCCTGACGACCGCCCTCGCCGTCCCGGCCGCCCACGCCGAGGACGCCTGGGACGCCGTCTTCCTGGCGGGCAACAAGATCGGATACATCCACACCTTCATCGAAAAGGTGACGGAGAAGAACCGCCCGCTGAACCGCGTGCGGGTCGACACCGTGCTGAGCTTCCGCCGCGGCGACGACGTCGTCACCCAGAAGATGATGTACGGCACGATCGAGACCCCCGAGGGGGAAGTTCTCCGCCTGGACACCCGAACTCTGACCAGCGACAACGAGATCCGCGTTTACGGCGATGTGATCAAGGGGCAGATGCGGTTGATCCTGGAAGGGACCAAGCAGCGTCAGGAGCAGATCGTCCCCTGGGGGCCCGAGGTTCGCGGCCCTTATGCGGCCGAGCAAAGCATGGCCAAGACGCCGATGACCGAAGGGGAGAGCCGCACGCTCAAGATGTACATCCCCGACCTCAACAGGGTGGTCGACATCGAGCTCAAAGGCGGGCCGACCTCGGACATCGAACTCGGCGACGGCATGAAGCGGCCGCTTCGGAAGGTGGAGCAGATCGCGACGCTGGACGGTAAGGTCCGCCCCGAACTGGGCGCGACGCTCTGGGTCGACACCGCCGGACAGATCCTCAAGCAAGACGTCGATCTTCTGGGCGGGATGACCACCTATCGCACCACCGAGGAAGGGGCCAAGGCCCCTGGCGGTCGGATCAAGTACGACCAGATCCGGGGGACGATCGTCAAAACGTCTCGCGAGATCCCCAACCCCTATCAGACGACGTACATCAAGTATCAGGTCACCCTCAAGGACGAGGACCCGACCAAGATCATCCCCAACGATCGCCGCCAGACGTTGACGCCTTCCGGGGACGGCAAGTCGGCCGTCATGATCATCAACACGATGGGGCCCAACGACGGCGAGGCCGGGTCTGAACCCGGGCCCGAATTCCTCCGTCCCAACGGCGTGGTGACCAGTGCGGACGCCCGGGTGAAGCGGTTGGCCGATCGCGCCGTCGGAAACGCCGCAGATCCCTGGGAGCAGGCCGTCCGGATCAACAAGTGGGTCTTCCAGAACATGCGGAGCAACTTCGCGACGACGTTCGCACCCGCCAGCGAGGCGGCCGTGAACCTCACCGGCGACTGCACCGAACACTCAGTCCTCGCGGCGGCCATGTCGCGAGCGAAGGGGATCCCGTCGCGGGTCGCCGTGGGGCTGATCTTCGTCGACAGCAAGGAACTGAAAGCCAAGGGCTTCGGCTTCCACATGTGGCACGAGGTCTTCGTGAACAATCGCTGGGTCGCCCTCGACTCCTCGTTCGACCAATCGCAGGTCGACGCGACGCACATCAAGCTTTCGGACTCCAGCCTGGAAGGGGTCTCGCCGTTCGAGTCGTTCCTGCCGATTCTCCGCGTCCAGGGGAAGGTGACGATCGAGCCTCTGGAACTCCGCTGA
- a CDS encoding sugar ABC transporter substrate-binding protein: MSTLKLLAAPALLALFLSGCGVEVATDSGPSKPAGKGSGKIGAVLPMFSHPFFTAMREGMEAKAKELGLEIDVRDGQDDDAKQIGQVETLLNLGCKAIILCPRDEDALIPAVEAANRAGTPILAVNRRINGGEVVSYVGADDAEGGVLQGEELVRLLGPKGGKIIYLEGTEGSSPQRNRSEGLTAVLQKHPEIEVADRRFAGFQEDKAKGVMTDLVRRFKPGEIRAVVAQSDEMALPAAEVSQAEGWKDVAVLGFDGAKTAFDAVRDGRLACTILQDPREQGAKAVEVMAAKLKGESVDREVVTPLRLINKANIDQHKPAY, translated from the coding sequence ATGTCGACCCTGAAACTGCTGGCTGCGCCGGCCCTGCTGGCCCTGTTCCTCTCGGGATGCGGAGTGGAAGTCGCGACCGACTCAGGCCCCTCGAAGCCGGCTGGGAAGGGCTCCGGGAAGATCGGCGCGGTTCTCCCGATGTTCAGCCATCCTTTCTTCACGGCGATGAGAGAAGGGATGGAGGCCAAGGCCAAGGAACTCGGCCTGGAGATCGACGTTCGCGACGGCCAGGACGACGACGCGAAGCAGATCGGCCAGGTTGAGACGCTCCTGAACCTGGGCTGCAAGGCGATCATCCTCTGCCCTCGCGACGAGGACGCGCTCATCCCCGCCGTCGAAGCCGCCAACCGCGCAGGGACGCCGATCCTGGCCGTCAACCGTCGGATCAACGGCGGCGAGGTCGTCAGCTACGTCGGGGCCGACGACGCCGAGGGGGGCGTTCTCCAGGGGGAGGAACTCGTCCGACTCCTCGGCCCCAAGGGGGGCAAGATCATCTACCTGGAAGGGACCGAGGGCTCCAGCCCCCAGCGCAATCGGAGCGAGGGGCTGACCGCCGTGCTCCAGAAGCATCCTGAGATCGAGGTCGCCGACCGTCGTTTCGCCGGCTTCCAGGAAGACAAGGCGAAAGGGGTCATGACCGACCTCGTCCGCCGCTTCAAGCCCGGCGAGATCCGCGCCGTGGTCGCCCAGTCCGACGAGATGGCGCTCCCCGCCGCCGAGGTCTCCCAGGCCGAAGGGTGGAAGGACGTCGCCGTTCTCGGCTTCGACGGCGCGAAGACGGCCTTCGACGCCGTCCGCGACGGCCGTCTGGCCTGCACGATCCTTCAGGACCCTCGTGAACAGGGGGCGAAGGCCGTCGAGGTCATGGCGGCGAAGCTGAAGGGGGAGTCCGTCGACCGCGAGGTCGTCACCCCCCTCCGCCTCATCAACAAGGCGAACATCGACCAGCACAAGCCGGCTTACTGA
- the dapF gene encoding diaminopimelate epimerase: MKFTKMHGLGNDYVYVETFTQPEPADFGAIARAVSDRHFGIGSDGLIAILPSDRADARMRMFNVDGSEGEMCGNGVRCVAKYIHDHGIAKKPRVTVETGRGVLTLDLTVEGGEAKLVRVDMGTPILNADAVPTTLPGDPVVEAPVEIGGKELKLTAVSMGNPHAVLFVDDVDAFPLETLGPLIERHPVFPKRVNFHVAQVVSPSEVKMRTWERGSGITMACGTGACSVCVAGVLTGRTGPKVLAHLPGGDLELEWASRDASVLMTGPATEVFSGEWRETGQ; encoded by the coding sequence ATGAAATTCACGAAGATGCACGGCCTCGGCAACGACTACGTCTACGTCGAGACCTTCACCCAGCCCGAGCCAGCCGACTTCGGCGCGATCGCCCGCGCGGTCAGCGATCGCCACTTCGGCATCGGGTCCGACGGCCTGATTGCGATCCTCCCCAGCGACCGCGCCGACGCCCGCATGCGGATGTTCAACGTCGACGGCTCCGAAGGCGAGATGTGCGGCAACGGCGTCCGCTGCGTCGCCAAGTACATCCACGACCACGGGATCGCCAAAAAACCGCGCGTGACCGTTGAGACCGGCCGAGGCGTCCTGACGCTCGACCTGACCGTCGAAGGGGGCGAGGCGAAGCTCGTCCGCGTCGACATGGGGACGCCGATCCTCAACGCCGACGCCGTTCCGACGACCCTTCCAGGCGATCCAGTCGTCGAAGCGCCGGTGGAGATCGGCGGCAAGGAGCTGAAGCTCACGGCCGTCTCGATGGGCAACCCTCACGCCGTCCTGTTCGTGGACGACGTTGACGCTTTCCCCCTGGAGACGCTGGGGCCGCTGATCGAGCGTCACCCGGTCTTCCCCAAGCGGGTGAACTTCCACGTCGCGCAGGTCGTCTCGCCCAGCGAGGTGAAGATGCGGACCTGGGAACGGGGTTCCGGGATCACGATGGCCTGCGGGACAGGGGCGTGCTCCGTCTGCGTGGCCGGCGTGCTGACGGGGCGTACCGGCCCGAAGGTCCTCGCGCACCTGCCGGGAGGGGACCTGGAACTGGAATGGGCCTCGCGCGACGCCTCGGTCCTCATGACCGGGCCCGCCACCGAGGTCTTCAGCGGCGAATGGCGTGAAACCGGTCAGTAA
- a CDS encoding metalloprotease, translated as MSSVAPPSNYDLRFEVLGIPVRVHPFFWMFSALLGMTGARNDLRLVALWVACVFVSILVHEFGHALMGKWFGGSPSILLYSLGGLCYSGTERTPGQRLAVVLAGPAAGFLLFLATLLVYSLLYHITPAEHLALVRPFVGLTPNAQAFLGGLSKLPSGLGRDVSLIRETYVQMVQINLYWTLINLLPIWPLDGGQAAQVVMTQANPRNGLRWSHGVSFVTAGLIAIFLGVQSQDLFITLFMGYFAYINYEQLQRLHEASRFSKDDDDWWRR; from the coding sequence ATGAGCTCCGTTGCACCTCCCTCGAATTACGACCTGCGATTTGAAGTCCTGGGGATCCCCGTTCGCGTCCATCCTTTTTTCTGGATGTTCAGCGCTCTGCTGGGGATGACCGGCGCCCGGAACGACCTGAGGTTGGTGGCTCTGTGGGTCGCCTGCGTCTTCGTCTCGATCCTCGTCCACGAGTTCGGACACGCTCTCATGGGGAAGTGGTTCGGCGGATCGCCTTCGATCCTCCTCTACAGCCTGGGAGGTCTTTGCTACTCCGGCACGGAACGCACCCCCGGCCAGAGGTTGGCGGTGGTCCTGGCCGGTCCTGCCGCGGGTTTCCTGCTCTTCCTGGCGACGTTGCTCGTCTACAGCCTGCTTTACCACATCACCCCGGCGGAGCACCTGGCGCTCGTCAGACCCTTCGTCGGTCTCACCCCGAACGCGCAAGCCTTCCTCGGCGGACTAAGCAAGCTTCCGAGCGGACTGGGTCGAGACGTGAGCCTGATCAGAGAGACGTACGTTCAGATGGTGCAGATCAACCTCTACTGGACGTTGATCAATCTGTTGCCGATCTGGCCGCTCGACGGTGGGCAGGCGGCTCAGGTGGTGATGACTCAGGCCAATCCCCGCAACGGCCTGCGATGGAGCCACGGCGTTTCCTTCGTCACGGCTGGCTTGATCGCGATTTTCCTTGGCGTGCAGTCCCAGGATCTGTTCATCACCTTGTTCATGGGATACTTCGCCTATATCAACTACGAACAACTCCAGCGGCTGCATGAAGCCAGCCGGTTCAGCAAGGATGACGACGACTGGTGGCGGCGTTGA
- the lon gene encoding endopeptidase La, with protein MGADSAVRTNRLPLLPLRSDVVFPQTVVPLVINRPSGIRLIDEVMVGERLVGLVSQLHPEIDEPTMGDLFPTICVGTVLKMLKFPDGSTRIVCQGQTRARLLRVVQTEPYLVGEVEPLEEVEEEGVQIDALVHHITRLFQRMVDQSQQIPEELQVAAMNTREPGRLADLLASSLPFSIEERQVMLGEINVRLRLERLSQFLSRQLAVLELSTKIQEQVGSELSKAQRDHFLRQQIKAIQEELGEGEAENPEVAELWDRIKAANPPEDVQREAERELERLVAMHPSSAEYSIVRTYLDWLALLPWDKASKDRLDLRRARRILDTDHYDLEKIKERILEYLAVRKLKQDMKGPILCFAGPPGTGKTSLGKSIAKALGREFVRVSLGGVHDEAEIRGHRRTYVAAMPGRIIQGIRKAATNNPVFMLDEVDKLGNDFRGDPSAALLEVLDPEQNATFRDHYLDVDFDLSKVMFIATANVLETIPTPLLDRMEVLHLPGYSEEEKTLIAQKYIIPKQLDAHGLVAADLDITDQAVRKVIADYTREAGLRNLEREIAAVCRKIARRRAEGKKKAVTVGPTQVAELLGPSRYYRELADRTGLPGVATGLAWTPTGGEILFIEATGMPGKGALTLTGLLGDSMRESAQAAMSYLRSHAKLLALDLSKLAKTDVHIHVPAGAVPKDGPSAGVAIASALISLFRDKAIKSELAMTGEVTLTGRVLPVGGVRDKILAARRAGIRSVLLPRHNEKDLVELPADVKADLTFRFVDTLDDVIPKLFDEEPAKARKPAPVKPSGRVGAVKPQKPTTSDEAAAKFPGQHHHRRRP; from the coding sequence GTGGGCGCGGATTCAGCGGTTCGGACCAACCGATTGCCGTTGTTGCCGTTGCGGTCGGACGTCGTGTTTCCGCAGACGGTCGTCCCGCTGGTGATCAATCGCCCCAGTGGGATCCGGCTCATCGACGAAGTCATGGTCGGCGAGCGTTTGGTGGGGCTCGTCAGCCAGCTCCACCCAGAGATCGATGAGCCGACGATGGGTGACCTGTTCCCGACCATCTGTGTCGGGACCGTTCTTAAGATGCTTAAGTTCCCGGACGGCTCGACGCGGATCGTCTGCCAGGGGCAGACACGCGCGCGCTTGCTGCGGGTCGTTCAGACCGAGCCCTATCTGGTCGGCGAAGTCGAGCCGCTGGAAGAGGTTGAGGAAGAAGGGGTCCAGATCGACGCCCTGGTCCACCACATCACTCGCCTGTTTCAGCGAATGGTGGATCAGTCGCAGCAGATCCCCGAGGAGCTTCAGGTCGCCGCGATGAACACCCGTGAGCCCGGCCGGCTTGCGGATCTCCTCGCCTCCAGTCTGCCTTTCTCCATCGAAGAGCGGCAGGTGATGCTCGGCGAGATCAACGTCCGGCTTCGGCTGGAGCGGCTCTCGCAGTTCCTCTCGCGGCAACTGGCCGTGCTGGAACTCTCCACCAAGATCCAGGAGCAGGTCGGCTCGGAGCTTTCGAAGGCTCAACGCGACCACTTCCTCCGCCAGCAGATCAAGGCCATCCAGGAAGAGCTTGGCGAAGGCGAGGCGGAGAATCCTGAGGTCGCCGAGCTTTGGGATCGAATCAAGGCCGCCAATCCGCCCGAGGACGTTCAGCGCGAGGCTGAGCGCGAGCTGGAACGCTTGGTGGCGATGCACCCCAGTTCGGCCGAGTATTCGATCGTCCGCACCTACCTGGACTGGCTGGCTCTGCTCCCCTGGGACAAGGCGAGCAAGGACCGCCTGGACCTTCGCCGCGCCCGGAGGATTCTGGACACGGACCATTACGACCTGGAGAAGATCAAGGAGCGGATCCTCGAATACCTCGCCGTGCGCAAGCTGAAGCAGGACATGAAGGGGCCGATCCTCTGCTTTGCCGGGCCGCCGGGGACGGGCAAGACGTCTCTGGGCAAGAGCATCGCGAAGGCGCTGGGGCGAGAGTTCGTCCGCGTCAGTTTGGGCGGCGTCCACGACGAGGCCGAGATCCGGGGCCACCGTCGGACTTACGTCGCCGCGATGCCCGGGCGGATTATCCAGGGGATCCGCAAGGCCGCGACCAACAATCCGGTCTTCATGCTCGACGAGGTCGACAAGCTCGGCAACGACTTCCGAGGCGACCCGTCCGCGGCGCTCCTGGAAGTCCTCGACCCCGAGCAGAACGCGACCTTCCGCGACCACTACCTGGACGTCGACTTCGATCTCTCGAAGGTCATGTTCATCGCCACGGCGAACGTGCTGGAGACGATTCCCACCCCGCTGCTGGACCGGATGGAGGTGCTTCACCTTCCCGGCTACAGCGAGGAGGAGAAAACGCTCATCGCGCAGAAGTACATCATTCCCAAGCAGCTTGACGCCCACGGACTGGTCGCCGCCGACCTCGACATCACCGATCAGGCCGTGCGCAAGGTCATCGCCGACTACACCCGCGAAGCCGGCCTGCGAAACCTGGAACGCGAAATCGCGGCCGTCTGCCGCAAGATCGCCCGGCGCCGGGCTGAGGGGAAGAAGAAGGCGGTCACGGTCGGTCCGACCCAGGTCGCCGAACTGCTGGGGCCGTCGCGCTACTATCGCGAGTTGGCCGACCGCACCGGACTGCCTGGCGTCGCGACGGGCCTGGCCTGGACCCCCACCGGCGGCGAGATCCTGTTCATCGAGGCCACCGGCATGCCCGGCAAGGGAGCCTTGACGCTGACCGGTCTGCTAGGCGACTCGATGCGCGAGAGCGCGCAGGCGGCGATGAGCTACCTCCGCAGCCACGCCAAGTTGCTCGCGCTGGACCTGAGCAAGCTCGCGAAGACCGACGTCCACATCCACGTCCCGGCTGGGGCCGTGCCGAAGGATGGACCGTCGGCGGGGGTGGCGATCGCCTCGGCCCTCATCAGCCTCTTCCGCGATAAGGCGATCAAGTCCGAGCTGGCGATGACCGGCGAGGTCACGTTGACCGGCCGTGTGCTCCCCGTCGGCGGAGTGCGGGATAAGATCCTGGCCGCTCGTCGCGCTGGAATTCGCTCGGTCTTGCTTCCCCGGCATAACGAGAAGGACCTCGTCGAACTGCCGGCCGACGTGAAGGCCGACCTGACCTTCAGGTTTGTTGACACGCTCGACGACGTGATTCCCAAGCTGTTTGACGAGGAGCCGGCGAAAGCTCGCAAGCCCGCGCCGGTCAAGCCGTCCGGCCGGGTGGGCGCGGTGAAGCCGCAGAAGCCGACGACCTCCGACGAGGCCGCCGCCAAGTTCCCCGGGCAGCATCACCACCGGCGACGCCCATGA
- a CDS encoding sugar ABC transporter ATP-binding protein has protein sequence MIPTTSPARSLMPDQSPDPGRVSLVGLTRSFSGVRALKGVDLDLVGGEIHALCGENGAGKSTLIQILGGVVRPDSGTITIDGVPARFANPAAALARGVAIIYQELSLVDEFTVAENLALGNEPRLGPWIDRRAILRDARRVLEELGFAIDPAARVGSFTIGERQQVEIARALGRRLRVLVLDEPTAALSRAETGRLFDVLRNIRDRGVPILFVSHHLDEVFELADRITVLRDGSKIGSWKTSEISLPEVVAHMVGEAVDVRERPPRKAAAEPRLRVSGLVGRTLRGLDLDVAPGEVVGLTGLAGAGHEELASILFGASRAEAGEVSWEGRPFRPRHPAEAARLGVAMIPADRRGRGLIPSQGILENLTLASYRELSVGGWLRPSRRWALAREWCEKFEVASSGLSQSVLTLSGGNQQKVLLARWAARDPELFILNEPTRGIDVKTREAIHRWIDGLADAGRCVLLITSDVQEMARLADRCVIVRQGRVARELRPPDLTEHAVSAAVVEG, from the coding sequence TTGATTCCGACGACTTCCCCCGCCCGCTCGCTCATGCCTGACCAATCTCCGGATCCCGGCCGCGTTTCGCTGGTCGGACTGACCCGCTCGTTCTCGGGCGTTCGAGCGTTGAAGGGCGTGGACCTGGACCTCGTCGGCGGCGAGATCCACGCCCTCTGCGGCGAGAACGGCGCAGGGAAGAGTACGCTCATCCAGATCCTCGGCGGCGTGGTTCGGCCGGATTCGGGGACGATCACGATCGACGGCGTACCAGCCCGGTTCGCGAACCCCGCCGCGGCCCTCGCGCGGGGCGTCGCGATCATCTATCAGGAGCTGAGCCTCGTCGACGAGTTCACCGTGGCCGAGAACCTGGCGCTCGGCAACGAGCCTCGTCTGGGCCCCTGGATCGACCGCCGGGCCATCCTCCGCGATGCTCGACGAGTGCTCGAAGAACTCGGCTTCGCGATCGACCCGGCGGCTCGCGTCGGTTCGTTTACGATCGGCGAACGCCAGCAGGTCGAGATCGCTCGCGCGCTCGGCCGACGGCTTCGCGTGCTGGTCCTCGATGAGCCGACCGCCGCCCTCTCGCGCGCTGAGACGGGGCGGTTGTTCGACGTCCTTCGCAACATCCGCGATCGAGGCGTGCCGATCCTCTTCGTCTCCCACCACCTGGACGAGGTCTTCGAACTGGCCGACCGGATCACCGTGCTGCGAGACGGCTCCAAGATCGGCTCTTGGAAGACCTCGGAAATCTCGCTTCCGGAAGTCGTCGCGCACATGGTCGGCGAGGCTGTCGACGTTCGTGAACGACCGCCTCGGAAGGCCGCCGCCGAGCCCCGCCTGCGAGTGTCTGGTCTCGTCGGCCGAACGCTCCGGGGGTTGGATCTGGATGTCGCCCCCGGCGAAGTCGTCGGTTTGACGGGGCTCGCCGGCGCAGGGCATGAGGAACTGGCGTCGATCTTGTTCGGAGCCTCGCGAGCGGAGGCCGGAGAGGTCTCTTGGGAAGGACGTCCCTTTCGACCCAGACATCCGGCCGAGGCTGCTCGACTGGGGGTCGCCATGATTCCCGCTGACCGTCGCGGCCGGGGTCTGATTCCCTCTCAGGGGATCCTGGAAAACCTGACGCTCGCCAGCTACCGCGAGTTGTCGGTCGGCGGCTGGCTTCGTCCGTCTCGTCGCTGGGCGCTGGCCCGCGAGTGGTGCGAGAAGTTCGAGGTCGCCTCGTCGGGGCTCTCCCAGAGCGTGTTGACGCTTTCGGGGGGGAACCAGCAGAAGGTTCTCCTGGCGCGCTGGGCGGCCCGCGATCCAGAATTGTTCATCCTCAACGAGCCGACCCGCGGAATCGACGTGAAGACCCGCGAGGCGATCCACCGCTGGATCGATGGTCTCGCGGACGCGGGCCGCTGCGTGTTGCTCATCACGTCCGACGTTCAGGAGATGGCACGGCTCGCCGACCGCTGCGTGATCGTTCGCCAGGGGCGCGTCGCCCGCGAACTGCGTCCGCCCGACCTCACCGAACACGCCGTCTCCGCAGCCGTGGTTGAGGGCTGA
- a CDS encoding ABC transporter permease gives MPAALRPIVARLPQILLIVGALALMLRTERFFTPGTLASILAQASIIGVLAVGQAFVLIGGGFDLSQGALLALIAAIVGRLSQDAWGWPVCLTAALLGGLLLGSLNGFFVSVVRTNPFVTTMSTLLIFRGAAFITLSGGQIKTPVFQGLDSGFKYGETFVSFRGLIFLAAALISWIVLRWSVFGQHVYALGGNAEAARLAGVRTIRLRIWTFALSGLAAGAAAVLFLAWVRMAKADTAVGYEFDSIAACVVGGVSLQGGRGSVLGAAAGALLLQALRTQITMSGFPDEYRTFITGVVILTFAAADALARRNERA, from the coding sequence ATGCCCGCAGCACTCCGACCCATCGTCGCCCGACTCCCCCAGATCCTCCTGATCGTCGGGGCTCTCGCGCTGATGCTTCGGACCGAACGTTTCTTCACGCCGGGGACGCTCGCCAGCATCCTGGCCCAGGCCAGCATCATAGGAGTGCTGGCGGTCGGCCAGGCGTTCGTGCTGATCGGCGGCGGCTTCGACCTGTCTCAGGGGGCTCTGCTGGCGCTGATCGCGGCGATCGTCGGTCGGCTTTCGCAGGACGCCTGGGGATGGCCTGTCTGCCTGACGGCGGCCTTGCTGGGGGGCCTGCTGCTCGGTTCGCTCAACGGGTTTTTCGTTTCCGTGGTGAGGACGAACCCGTTCGTCACCACGATGAGCACGCTGCTGATCTTTCGAGGAGCGGCGTTCATCACTCTGAGCGGCGGCCAGATCAAGACGCCCGTCTTTCAAGGGCTGGATTCGGGATTCAAGTACGGCGAGACGTTCGTCTCCTTCCGTGGCCTGATCTTTCTGGCGGCTGCGTTGATCTCGTGGATCGTCCTGCGATGGTCAGTCTTCGGGCAGCACGTCTATGCGCTGGGAGGCAACGCTGAAGCTGCGCGGCTGGCCGGCGTTCGGACGATTCGGCTGCGGATCTGGACCTTCGCCCTCAGCGGTCTAGCGGCGGGAGCGGCGGCCGTGCTCTTTCTAGCCTGGGTGCGGATGGCGAAGGCCGATACGGCCGTCGGCTATGAGTTCGACTCGATCGCCGCCTGCGTGGTCGGCGGCGTGTCGCTTCAAGGAGGACGGGGAAGCGTTCTGGGGGCGGCAGCCGGCGCCCTGCTCCTTCAGGCGCTCCGGACTCAGATTACGATGAGCGGATTCCCGGACGAATACCGGACGTTCATCACCGGCGTGGTCATCCTGACCTTCGCCGCCGCCGACGCCCTAGCCCGACGCAACGAGCGAGCCTGA